The genomic DNA ATGATCGAGCAGCAGTATCCGAGCGGAATAGTTGTGAAGAACACGCTCGATTCAACTACAGCAGGCGGACTTGGTTATGCCTCTTTCTTAAAGGGCAGGGCCGGCGATTTGAAGGGCAGATATTCTGAGTTCTACTTAGGCCAACCCGATTATTTTGGGAAGTGCTGGAGTTTTAATGAATTACCCCATTACCTTAATTATTTTTCTCCTGGGTTTCACAGTGGCGATGCCAAATCCGAGTACTGAGTTTTCGGGTTATTCGACAGTTCGAATAAAGATAATAGTCACCGATCCATTGGGTGCACGGCTTTCGACTGTACAAATTCGGGTCGCGTGCGGCAAATCCAAAAAAAGCTACTGACTGACGAGTTTGGTGTTGTTGAGGTGAAATTGCCTGATGGAAAATGTGAAATAGAGCTTAATAAGATCGGATTTACGACCCTTAAAGATCATTTCCTGGTTTCCAAGAAACCGTCAAAACACATTTTTGAATTTGTCCTTAAACCGGTTTCATGGGATCACCCTGACAAGATTCTGGAAAATGGGCGGCAATCTGGGCCGTTCCTGCATTATTGCGTTTCTCCGCCGTCCGTGACGAGTTACAGTTCTGGAAGATGCGGAGGCTACAAACAACTCCATTGCCCGGCGACACGCATTACGGGGGCACCGTTTCCGCCGGCCTGGCATGGGGTTGTCGAACGGCGGCAATCGGTACAGTAGATCATGCTGCCGTTCGGGCTGCCGACGGGCAAGGCACTGATCGGAAAGGTCGGAAGCTGCACTCCGGCTCCGAATTTGACGTCGGTTCCGAAGAACGTCGGATGTCCGGTGACCGATCCCTCCGAAGGCTGGCCGGTCATAAACACGACAGTGGCTCGGTCAAAATTGTTCTTGACGGCTCCGCGGCATCCCAGGATGTTGCCGTCGTAACAAAACCGGTCGCCTGTCGAATAAACACGCACACGTTCGTCCATCTGAAAGGTACGCGGCCCATAGCTGCTGCCGCTCGATACCAAGGTCCGGCGGGCCTTGAAGATGATCGGGTCGCCGAACGCCGAATTGACGATGTTTATCGCATGCGAATAGTCTCCGGCATTGGGATTTTCGACGCCGTTGTAAACGATCGACGCGGTCATCTCTTCCGTACCTGAGCCGATTATCGTCGTCTGGCCGCTGTCGAGTATGTTGAGAAAGGTGCCGCCCGGAGCATTCGGAAATCCGCCGCCAAATGTTCCCGTCAGGACGACCGCCCCCATACGTTCAAAATGCATCGAGTCGGCATCCTGGCCGGGCTGCTTCTTAGGGTTGATGAATACCGTGCCGTTGATGCGCCAGTCAGTGTTACGCAGATTTGTATAGATGCCTGCGTCCCGGTTGTAGATAAACCGGCACGATTCGATGTTCACGTAATCAAACTGCCAATTAAGATTTGTTTGAGGCAGGCCGTGAACGTCTATCCCGCGATTAAAATTGTTGAATGCCACGCGGATGACGTTGAAATCCTGCGACGAATTGTAAGCTCCGACGCCCTCTATGCCGGTCGTGCCGTTATTGTTTTGAGCATAGAGCTCAATATCGGTGATGGTGATCTTCTCGGTGCATTCACCGATTCGAAAAAGCGAAACTCCGGTACCTTTGAGCGTGATTCGCGTAGGATTATTTCGTGCCAGGTCGCTTGTCGGAGCCCTCGAGCCTAAACCGTTCGACCCTTGGATCGTCAATCCCGAAGGCAGGGCTACGGGAGAGGAAACGATATAGTCGCCTTCGGGAACTGTAAGAACGCCGCCGTTGCGTGACGCGATGAATGCCACCGCACTCTTCAGAGCGATCGTATCGTCCGTTACCCCGTCGCCGACTGCCCCAAAGTCCCGCAAATTGTAAAAGCCGCGAGTGCGTTCGTCATTGTGGGCGATCCAATTGTAGGTGATCGGACCGGAGAACTTATCGCCCGCAAAAGATATCCGATAACGCTTGTCCTCACCCTCGAAGCACCATTTTTGGTCAGCGGAATTGGAGCGAAATGTCGCACTTCCGCTGCTCGATTGTACCAGCGACGTGCCGGAACCACCGCAGGCGTTTATCTTGAGCGGAGTGGCCGAGTTTAGGTCGGTAACAGTGATCGTCGTTGAAGGCGGCACATATCGCACCGCACACGCCGTAGCCGTTTGATTGGTCGGAACATCAACGATCACTCGATGACCTTCAAACTTATTTTGAGCGGCAGAACTGATCGAAAAAACACAAAAAACGAACGCGATCGCGGCAATTCTATTTAACATAATGCCTCCATTATCACGCATAGCGTTGATGAGGGCAAAACTGTCCGAAATTCCGGGAAGCGAGCCGACGTCAACGCCGTTGTTCGAGAAGGCGTCGAATTGGATAAGGTAAGCGAATGATCACGAAAAGAGCGTTGGCTCTTCGCGGCGGTGCGGGAGTTCAAAACCGAAATGCTCATACGCGAGGCGGGTCGCCATTCGGCCGCGGGGCGTGCGGTTGATAAAGCCGATCTGCAGGAGATACGGCTCGATGATCTCCTCGATCGAATCGCGCTCTTCGTTGATCGCGGCGGAGAGGGTGCCGAGGCCGACGGGGCCGCCGTCGAATTTTTCGATGATGGTTCTGAGTAGTTTGGCGTCGCGTTCGTCGAGACCGAAGCTGTCTACTTCCATCCGGTTGAGTGCGTCGGCGGCGACGATCTCGGTAATATGCCCGTCGTGGTCGACCTCAGCAAAGTCACGCACTCGGCGTAGCAAACGGTTTACGATACGCGGCGTTCCGCGTCCTCGCCGGGCGATCTCGTGCGAACCGCGTTCATCGACACCGACGTCGAGGATGCCGGCAGAACGTTCGCAGATCGTTTGCAGATCGTCGACGTTGTAAAAATCCAGATGAAATATTATCCCGAACCGGCCTCTTAATGGAGCCGTGATCATTCCGGGCCGCGTAGTCGCTCCAACGAGCGTAAATTTGGGCAGTTCGAGCTTGATCGAACGAGCGGCAGTGCCCTGACCGATCATTATGTCGAGGCTGTAGTCTTCCATCGCCGGATAGAGGATCTCTTCGATCGCCGGATTTAGGCGATGGATCTCGTCGATGAAGAGCACGTCGCCTTCCTCGAGATTGGTCAATATCGCAGCAAGGTCGCCAGCCTTTTCGATGATCGGTCCCGCCGTTGTTTTTAACGACGCACCCATTTCGTTGGCAACAATATTTGAAAGCGTCGTTTTCCCAACGCCCGGCGGGCCCGTGAGCAAGATGTGATCGAGAGCCTCGCGGCGTTTGAGGGCTGCCTTCATAAAGACACGAAGGTTCTCTTTCACCTTCTGCTGGCCGATATATTCGCTGAGCTGCGCCGGGCGCAAACTGGCATCGAACTGAGTTTCCTCATCCGTGCCGCCCGAGCGAATATCGATTGCTTCACTGCTCTGCATATTAAATACTGCCTAGAATAATAGCCCCTTCGCGTACAAAGCCAAAATATCCATCGTGAATGCGACGGCGCAATGCAGCACCAGCCCGAGCCAAATGTTGCCGTTCTTATAACTGAGCCATCCGAGAAAGATGCCGGCGAAGATCGCCGCGAACGTCTCGGGCATCGGCTTTTGGAAATGGATCATGCAATACGGCACCATCATTGCGAAGATCGAATAGATACCGAGCGACGGTTTGAGACTGTGAACCAAAAAACCGCGAAAGAAAAATTCGAGCCCGAAAAACTGCAGGAAATAGACCATTTCCCAGATCAGCAGCGTCGAACTCAGATAAGGATCGCCATTGTAAACCTGCAAAAAGGGATACTTCGACGAAAAGCTGCCGGTCAGCGACATCAAATAGACGAGCGGCAGCATTATAGCGATGCATACGACGAGCAGTTTGAAAAAGCCGTTCTCGATCGATAACGCCAGGCCGATCTCACTGAGCTTTCGCTTCTGTACGTACCGGACAAATAAGGCCGGAATGATGAAATAGAAGGCCACCGAGATAAAGACCCACCAGACCAGGCTGTAGATATTGCTGGCCGTCGGGTAAACTGCCTCGACGCCGACGCTATCGAATCTTGTGCCCGACAAGATCGCAGCCAGATATTTCGGGTCTTTGAGGTACGTGATGCACGTCAATCCGACCGCCGCATAAACAAGTGCAAAGATCGCGCGCCGGTCCAGAGGAGCGATGTCGTCGCGGAGTTGTCGGGCAATTTCGAGCATGATCTGTTGCGTAAGGCGCGCCCGTTAGTAAGGGCGTAACATTCAGCTTGAGTGAATCGCCCTTACTAACGTGCGGGCTTTTGCATTACTTTGCTAAAACTTGCAGACTTCGCCTTAGCAGTTTTTGCACGGTTGCATCGGTCACTTCCTTGGCGGCGACCTGTAGTGCTTTTTCGGCAGCATTTCGTTGATAGCCAAGATTAACGAGAGCAGACAGTGCGTCCTCGAAAACATCGTCCATCGGAGTCGCACCGGTCGTCGCTGCATCTAGTGCCGAGGTGCCCTCGACGCTTGTCTGGCCAACCTTGTCGCGAAGCTCGATCACCATTCGCTCGGCCGTTTTGCGTCCCACGCCGGGGATCGTTGATAGTTTTGCGAGGTCTTCGGTACGGAGAGCGAGGATCAATTCGTCCGCACTCATGCCTGACAACATCGCGATGCCTGATTTTGCACCGATGCCCTGGACCGAGATCAGGCGAAGGTAAAGCTCGCGTTCGCGGTTCGTTTTGAAACCGAATAGCTGGATCGCATCTTCGCGAACATGCGTGTAGATCCTCAACTGCACGTCGCTGCCGATGTCGCCGATCTCGTAAAATGTTGACAGCGGTATCGACACTTCGTAACCGACGCCGCCGACATCGACGATCAGCGTATTTGCTTGCTTCTCTAATAGTTTACCGGAAAGATATGCGATCATTGTTTCACGCTTGAAACGAGAATTGTAAAGGAAAATCGCGAATTGGGCAACGCATCGGAGCATT from Acidobacteriota bacterium includes the following:
- a CDS encoding CPBP family intramembrane metalloprotease, producing MLEIARQLRDDIAPLDRRAIFALVYAAVGLTCITYLKDPKYLAAILSGTRFDSVGVEAVYPTASNIYSLVWWVFISVAFYFIIPALFVRYVQKRKLSEIGLALSIENGFFKLLVVCIAIMLPLVYLMSLTGSFSSKYPFLQVYNGDPYLSSTLLIWEMVYFLQFFGLEFFFRGFLVHSLKPSLGIYSIFAMMVPYCMIHFQKPMPETFAAIFAGIFLGWLSYKNGNIWLGLVLHCAVAFTMDILALYAKGLLF
- the ruvB gene encoding Holliday junction branch migration DNA helicase RuvB, with translation MQSSEAIDIRSGGTDEETQFDASLRPAQLSEYIGQQKVKENLRVFMKAALKRREALDHILLTGPPGVGKTTLSNIVANEMGASLKTTAGPIIEKAGDLAAILTNLEEGDVLFIDEIHRLNPAIEEILYPAMEDYSLDIMIGQGTAARSIKLELPKFTLVGATTRPGMITAPLRGRFGIIFHLDFYNVDDLQTICERSAGILDVGVDERGSHEIARRGRGTPRIVNRLLRRVRDFAEVDHDGHITEIVAADALNRMEVDSFGLDERDAKLLRTIIEKFDGGPVGLGTLSAAINEERDSIEEIIEPYLLQIGFINRTPRGRMATRLAYEHFGFELPHRREEPTLFS
- the ruvA gene encoding Holliday junction branch migration protein RuvA, with protein sequence MIAYLSGKLLEKQANTLIVDVGGVGYEVSIPLSTFYEIGDIGSDVQLRIYTHVREDAIQLFGFKTNRERELYLRLISVQGIGAKSGIAMLSGMSADELILALRTEDLAKLSTIPGVGRKTAERMVIELRDKVGQTSVEGTSALDAATTGATPMDDVFEDALSALVNLGYQRNAAEKALQVAAKEVTDATVQKLLRRSLQVLAK